One genomic segment of bacterium includes these proteins:
- a CDS encoding RDD family protein, with protein sequence MDSKGREVSLGRRLAAITLDWLACYAIIAALSGGIGQMSPDRSPIILALFFSEVAILTALTGASLGQKIFGLRVVRFSDGGTITPLQALIRTFFLVLLVTAVTYDEDGRGIHERISKTVLTRNS encoded by the coding sequence ATGGATTCAAAGGGTAGAGAAGTCAGCCTTGGGCGACGCTTGGCTGCAATCACGCTGGATTGGCTGGCCTGTTATGCCATTATCGCCGCCCTCTCGGGCGGAATCGGGCAGATGAGCCCAGATCGCTCACCAATCATCTTGGCTCTTTTCTTCAGTGAGGTCGCCATCCTGACGGCATTAACGGGAGCCTCTCTTGGTCAGAAGATCTTTGGTCTGCGCGTAGTTCGTTTTAGCGATGGAGGGACGATCACTCCATTGCAGGCCTTAATCCGCACCTTCTTCTTAGTTCTTCTGGTGACGGCCGTGACTTATGACGAGGATGGCCGCGGGATTCATGAGCGAATTAGTAAAACAGTTCTGACTAGAAATTCGTAG